ATTCTCTATTCAAATGACAATGAGCGTCGACCAGAAACATCATAGATTCCTCTCAAAACAAAAATAAACCGCATCCCGCCTATTATACTACAATAAAATCGGGCGCCGTATCCCCAATCAGTTTCCGTATAAATCGCAGTTTATCTTTCCCCGCAATCGCGTAAATCGGCGTTTAGACGTGCCGGATGCTAAATAACTTTGGGGTCTGCGCCCGGAGCCGTATATCAATACGGCGAGGACCGCAGACCCCGAAGTTATGACGCAGACGGCGCGTATAAACGCCGATTTACCAGATTTAGCTGATGCGGCTGCCTACCGGTATAGACTCGTCCATCACGGTCAGCAGCGTGAGAACCTCCTGCCGCGTCTCGGGGCTCTCGGCGGCGAGCAGCATACCGTTGCTCTGTACGCCGCGGAACTTCGCGGGCTTGAGGTTGCAGAGGACGATGATCTTTTTGCCCTCCAGCTCTTCGGGCTTGTAGAACTCCCTGATGCTGGAAACTATGACGCGCTTCTCATATCCGAGATCGAGGTTCAGTATGTAGAGTTTGTCGGCCTTCGGCACGACTTCGATCTTTTCTACGAGCGCGACTCTGAGGTCCAGCTTCGCGAAGTCGTCGTATTCTATCTGCGGTTTCGGCTCCGTGTATTTGAAGAAGGCGGCCGGGTCGAGTTTTGCGCGCTTCTCAAGGTCGCGCTCCTCCTTTTCCTTTTTCCACTTCTCCATGTCGATGCGCGGGAAGAGGATGCCGCTGCGGTTTACCTTGACCGGCCCCTCGATGCCGCCCCATTTCCAGTTTGCGCGGCCTCCGTCGAGCGGGCAACCGGAGAGGCCAAGCTGCGACCAGATCTTAGCCGCCGTGTCGGGCATGAAGGGGGCGACGAGCACCGCCGCGAGGCGCAGCGATTCCCAGAGCGTGCGCAGCACCGCGTCGAGACGCTCGACGTCGCCCTCGCGTCCGAGCTTCCAGGGCTCGGTCTCGTCGATGTATTTGTTCGCGCGGCCGATGAAGGCCCAAAGGCACTTGAGCGCGTCGTCAAAGGCGAAGCGGTCCATCAGTTCGCCCATTTCGGCGAAGGTCTTATCCGCAAGCGCTTCGATCTCCCTGTCGAGCTCCGTCGGCGTGTAGGAAACAGGCAGGTCGCAGCCGCGGAACTTGTCTATCATCTGCAGCGAGCGCGAGAGGAGGTTGCCGAGGTCGTTCGCAAGGTCAGAGTTGATGCGCTGCGCCATCGCGAGCTCGGAGAAGTCTCCGTCGTGCCCGAACGGCACCTCGCGGAGCAGGAAGTAGCGGAAGGCGTCGATGCCGTAGAGGCCGACCATCTCAAAGGGGTCTACGACATTGCCGAGGGACTTCGACATCTTCTCTCCCTCGACGGTCCACCAGCCGTGCGCGAAGACGCGGACGGGAGGATTGACTCCGAGCGCCATCAGCATCGCGGGCCAGATCACGCAGTGGAAGCGGATGATGTCTTTGCCTACGAGATGGCGCACCACCGGCCAATAATTCTCCCACTTGCCGCCTTTTTCGGGAAAATCGAGAGCGGAAAGATAGTTGATGAGCGCGTCAAACCAGACGTAGATGACATGAGCCTCGTCTCCGGGAAGGGGTATGCCCCATTTGAGCGTCGTGCGCGAGATCGACTGGTCGCGGAGGCCGCTCTTGATGAAGCTGACGACTTCGTTGTAGCGTTTCTTCGGCATGATCGCGTCTGGGTGTTCCTCGTAGAATTTGAGCAGCGGCTCGGCGTACTTCGAGAGGCGGAAGAAGTATGTCTCTTCCGTCATCTTCGTCAGCGGCCTGTGGCAATCGGGGCAGGTCTGCCCCTCTCCCATCTGCGCCTCGGGGACGTAGGTCTCGCAGGGCACGCAGTACCAGCCCTCATATTCCCCTTTGTAGATGTCTCCGGAGGCCATCAGGCGGCGGAATACCTCCTGCACGACCCTCTCATGGCGTGGCTCGGTGGTCCTGATAAAGTCGTCGTTCTTGATGTTGAGCGCGACCCACAGTTTCTGGAAGTTCTGCACGACCTCGTCGCAGAGCTCCTGCGGCGTCATGCCGCGCTTTTCAGCGACGGTCTGTATCTTCTGGCCGTGTTCGTCGGTGCCGGTGAGGAAATAGCTGTCCTCCCCGCCTGATTTATGCCAGCGGTTGAGGACGTCCGCGGCGATGGTCGTATAGGCGTGGCCTATATGCGGAACATCGTTGACATAGTAGATCGGCGTGGTGATGTAAAAATTCTTTTCTGACATGATTTATGCCTCCCTGGAGCAATTTTCTATAATGAATTTTTTTATGACGTTCTTCTGTATACCATACTTTATCGCGAGCGAGTTGGCAAGATTTTTCGTAGACTCCCCGGCGCGCGCCAGCTCTAACGCCTCGTCCCTCCAGGCGTCGTCGTCTCCTTTTTCCTCCGCCGCGCCCTCGACGACGCAGACGAACTCCCCGCGGATTTTTCCCTCCGGCATTGTATCACAAAATGAGAGCAGCGTGCCGCGGATGGTCTCCTGATGCACCTTGCTTATCTCACGCACAAGCGCCGCGCGCCGGTCGCCGAGGAGGCCGCCCATCAGTTCAAGCTCTTTGAGCAGCCGATGCGGCGACATGTAAAAAACAAGCGTCTCACGCACGTTTTTCATCTCTTCCAGGCGCTTTCTTTTTTCTTCCTGCCTGCCTTTCAGAAAACCGACGAAGAGAAAAGACTCCATCCCGATCCCCGAAAGCAGCAGCGCCGGCAGCAGCGCGTTTGCGCCAGGCAGCACGTCTATGGGGAAGCCGCGTTCCATCGCCGCGCGGACGATTATCCCGCCGGGGTCCGAGAGGCCGGGCGTGCCGGCGTCGGAGACGAGGGCGACGCGCTCGCCGGCCGCCAGCCGCGCCATCAGCGGTTCGACGCGCGCCGTTTCATTATGCTCGTGGCAGGAGACAAGCGGCTTTTTGATCTCAAAGTGGTTGAGAAGCTGCAAGGTGTGACGGGTGTCCTCGCAGGCGATGACGTCGGCTTCGCGCAGTTCGCGCAGTCCGCGCAGCGTCATGTCCTCAAGGTTCCCTACGGGCGTCGGTACGATTATGAGCGGCATCAGCGGCCCTCCCCTATGGAATATGCCTCTTTAAGCTCCGGCGTTTCGCGTCCCGCGGCGTCCGTTATGAATAAAGGCGGTTCTATTATAAGTCCGTGGCGGCCGGAACGCATCGCCTCGATAAGCACGACGGAGGCCCGCTCCCCTGGCTTCGGGTGGACGCAGCGCATCTGCTTCGGCGGCGTCTTGTAGCGGTCCAGCAGCGCAAAAAGTTCGCCGGCGCGGTCGCCGCGCATGACGATATCAAGCCGTCCGCGATTTTTCAGAAGATAGTGGGCGGCGGCGATGATATCCTCCAGCCGGCAGCAGGCGCCGTGCATCGCGGCGGAGACCGCCTCCTTAGGGCTTGGACGGCTGCG
The window above is part of the Cloacibacillus evryensis DSM 19522 genome. Proteins encoded here:
- the metG gene encoding methionine--tRNA ligase, which gives rise to MSEKNFYITTPIYYVNDVPHIGHAYTTIAADVLNRWHKSGGEDSYFLTGTDEHGQKIQTVAEKRGMTPQELCDEVVQNFQKLWVALNIKNDDFIRTTEPRHERVVQEVFRRLMASGDIYKGEYEGWYCVPCETYVPEAQMGEGQTCPDCHRPLTKMTEETYFFRLSKYAEPLLKFYEEHPDAIMPKKRYNEVVSFIKSGLRDQSISRTTLKWGIPLPGDEAHVIYVWFDALINYLSALDFPEKGGKWENYWPVVRHLVGKDIIRFHCVIWPAMLMALGVNPPVRVFAHGWWTVEGEKMSKSLGNVVDPFEMVGLYGIDAFRYFLLREVPFGHDGDFSELAMAQRINSDLANDLGNLLSRSLQMIDKFRGCDLPVSYTPTELDREIEALADKTFAEMGELMDRFAFDDALKCLWAFIGRANKYIDETEPWKLGREGDVERLDAVLRTLWESLRLAAVLVAPFMPDTAAKIWSQLGLSGCPLDGGRANWKWGGIEGPVKVNRSGILFPRIDMEKWKKEKEERDLEKRAKLDPAAFFKYTEPKPQIEYDDFAKLDLRVALVEKIEVVPKADKLYILNLDLGYEKRVIVSSIREFYKPEELEGKKIIVLCNLKPAKFRGVQSNGMLLAAESPETRQEVLTLLTVMDESIPVGSRIS
- a CDS encoding tRNA1(Val) (adenine(37)-N6)-methyltransferase, whose translation is MENCHDLLRGALKIIQPEEGEGLRVNVDTVLLAHFSRPKRGEKILEIGCAHGAVSLILAKRGFSVTGVDIQPHLIALAEKNAELNGLDVEFRAADIREYKKIAPPQDFDRIVVNPPYDEAERSRPSPKEAVSAAMHGACCRLEDIIAAAHYLLKNRGRLDIVMRGDRAGELFALLDRYKTPPKQMRCVHPKPGERASVVLIEAMRSGRHGLIIEPPLFITDAAGRETPELKEAYSIGEGR
- the rsmI gene encoding 16S rRNA (cytidine(1402)-2'-O)-methyltransferase, which translates into the protein MPLIIVPTPVGNLEDMTLRGLRELREADVIACEDTRHTLQLLNHFEIKKPLVSCHEHNETARVEPLMARLAAGERVALVSDAGTPGLSDPGGIIVRAAMERGFPIDVLPGANALLPALLLSGIGMESFLFVGFLKGRQEEKRKRLEEMKNVRETLVFYMSPHRLLKELELMGGLLGDRRAALVREISKVHQETIRGTLLSFCDTMPEGKIRGEFVCVVEGAAEEKGDDDAWRDEALELARAGESTKNLANSLAIKYGIQKNVIKKFIIENCSREA